ATAGTAGTGCCGCATCGACCTCGGGATAGCCCGGCTCCTCAACCCAAGCGAAATCCCCATCGTCCGCCAGGAGCCGGGCGGCAAGCTGGCCGGCTTGCCGTGCGCTCGAAAGCACGATGATCTGTGCGGGGTCGCACACCACGCCGCGCGCGGGTCCAAGGTAGCCGGCGATAGCCTGGCGCAGTTGCGGCCAGCCGCGCGGATCGCCAGCGTCGAGCAGGTTGCGCCCCTCGCGCCGGCAGGCCCGCGCCAGCAACCTGCGCCATTCGTCGAAGGGAAACGCGTCGAGAGCGGGAAGGGTTGGGGCGAAGATGTTCGCCTCTGACAGCGCGCTCTCTCGTTCAAATGTGCCGAGGGCTCGTCCGCGCGCCGAGAGCCTCGGTGGTGCGCCGGGTTTGACCACGGCTTTGCCGCGCTGCATCGCTTGTGCTTCGGGCACGAGAGTCTCAGCGACATAGGTGCCGGAGCCAGCTGCACCGTCGATGAAGCCCTCCGCGGCAAGAAGCTCGAACGCCGATATGATCGTCGTGCGCGCGACCTTTAGGTGTCGCGCAAGCGTGCGGGTGGATGGCAGCTTGGCGCCGGATTTCAAGCTGCCGGACAGGATGAGGTCGCGGAGGGCGCGATAAAGCTGGCGCATGAGCGGTTCGGCCGACCCTTCGTCGAGGGCAAGATTGTCGATGAGAGCGGTCGGGTCGCGACGGGTAACGGCGAGGTGGGGTACGGCTCGGTGGGACATGACTCCGCGGGACATGACTGGGCGGGCCTTAAAAATTCGCGCGGCACGATACGGCGAGCGTGGCCGACTTTGCCTTGTCGGTCAAAATGTTTCAGCGGCTGAGAGACCGGGGATGCGTTAGCCAGGGCGCTGCTCGTCATACGCCGAGATAGACGCGCCTGATGTCATCATCCGCCGCAAGAGCCTGTGCGCTGCCTTCGCGCACGAAATGGCCGTGCTCGAGCACGTACACGCGACCGGCGATCGCGACAGTGGAGCGAGCGTCCTGTTCGACCAAAAGGATCGCCGTACCCGCACGTTGGATTTCACGAATTGCATTGAAAATTTCGACCTTGAGGCGGTGTGCGATCCCAACCGACGGTTCGTCGAGCAATAGTAGTCGCGGCCGGCCCATGAGCGCGCGGCCGATCGCAAGCATTTGCTGCTGCCCGCCGGAAAGCGTTCCCGCCTGCTGCCGACTGCGCTCGCCCAGCACCGGAAAAAGCTCGTAGACATGGCCGAGGTCGCGCTGGATGCCGTCCTTGTCGTCGCGCAAATAGGCGCCGAGCATAAGATTCTTGAGTACGGAAAGCTCGGGAAAAAGGCGTCGTCCCTCCGGGCAGTGACAGATACCGCGACCGACCACCTTATGGGCGGGCAATCCGTCGAGGGGGCGGCCGTCGAGCGAGATATGTCCTGTCGTCGGCGGCACGGTGCGCGAGATCGCCTTGAGCAGCGTTGTCTTGCCCGCACCATTCGGACCCAACACCCCGACGAGCTCGCCCGCTCCGACGGTCAGGGAGATACCGTCGAGCGCCAGCGCTTTGCCATAATGAACAACGAGATCGGAGACCTCAAGCAGCGCCAAGGTCGCCTCCTGTCCGGCCAATGTCGGCCATTTCGACGTCGGACTTTCCGATATAGGCCTCGACGACACGCGGGTGCCGCACGATCATTTGCGGCTCCCCGATCGCCACGATTTCGCCGAAGTCCATTGCGATGACCTCTCTCACGAGCTGCATGAACTCCCTAAGCTTGTGCTCGATGATGAGGATCGTGAGACCCTCCGTGCGATGAAGCTCCCGAATCAGGTTGGCGAGAGGCTGGATCTCGCTCGTTCCGAGGCCGGCGAAAGGTTCGTCAAGCAAAAGCAGCTTCGGATTCACCGCAAGCGCCCGCGCGATCTCAAGGCGTCGTAAGTCGCCATAAGGCAGCACGTCGACCGGAATGGCCGATTTGGCGCCAAGTCCGACTTGATCCAGAAAATGCTGTGCACGAACGCGGGCGTGTCCCTCGCGCCGTACTCGCGGCGCGAAGCAGGCGACCTCGACGTTCTCCCGCACCGTCATGCCGATGAAGGGGCGGGTAAGCTGGAAGGTGCGGGCGAGGCCGCGATTGACGATCCTGTGCGGAGCAAGGCCGCCCAGCGCATGCCCGTCGAACTCCACGGTCCCAGTGTCGGGTGGGATAAAGCCCGTCAGCAAGTTGAACAGGGTCGTCTTGCCGGCACCGTTCGGGCCCAGAATGCCGGTGATCGCCCCTGCGGCGAGCGAAAACGAAACATCCTTTACCGCATGAAGGCCGCCGAAGCGCTTGTTGAGCCCTTTGACATCGAGAAGTGCGGTCATGACGCCGCCCCTC
The Alphaproteobacteria bacterium DNA segment above includes these coding regions:
- a CDS encoding ABC transporter ATP-binding protein translates to MTALLDVKGLNKRFGGLHAVKDVSFSLAAGAITGILGPNGAGKTTLFNLLTGFIPPDTGTVEFDGHALGGLAPHRIVNRGLARTFQLTRPFIGMTVRENVEVACFAPRVRREGHARVRAQHFLDQVGLGAKSAIPVDVLPYGDLRRLEIARALAVNPKLLLLDEPFAGLGTSEIQPLANLIRELHRTEGLTILIIEHKLREFMQLVREVIAMDFGEIVAIGEPQMIVRHPRVVEAYIGKSDVEMADIGRTGGDLGAA
- a CDS encoding ABC transporter ATP-binding protein, which produces MALLEVSDLVVHYGKALALDGISLTVGAGELVGVLGPNGAGKTTLLKAISRTVPPTTGHISLDGRPLDGLPAHKVVGRGICHCPEGRRLFPELSVLKNLMLGAYLRDDKDGIQRDLGHVYELFPVLGERSRQQAGTLSGGQQQMLAIGRALMGRPRLLLLDEPSVGIAHRLKVEIFNAIREIQRAGTAILLVEQDARSTVAIAGRVYVLEHGHFVREGSAQALAADDDIRRVYLGV